The nucleotide sequence aatcttgtacaaagtttgacacACATTTGATTTCTCTaatatttgttgtagaatgaactattattttataaaaaatagatgaaaattaaaaaacaaaagaaaagtagCCAAAAATATCGCATTTCTAATTAGCTGCCCACGTGTGCATGTTGCATATGGACTTAAGATGTGGCTGATGGATACTGCAATTGTATTTGGATTATGCGGTAATTTCTGTATGGTGATACTGAAAGTTTTAATACTTttgatttttgccaatttttagcaaaataattaCGAATTGATTACAAAACAGGCGCGGAATATGAGTCATAAATCTGAGGgataattaaacaaatatttttgaggaGACTATAAAGAAATAGTTGGgaagtacaaaaatttaaaatccaaaGAAACGCTGGTGAAAAATGGATACAAGGAAAATCCATTTTGTCGTGGCATAATTTAGAGCATCACCACATAGCAGtaggaaaaatggaaaattgaaAGCATTCAACTACAAAAGTATGttaggcaaataaaaaaaagtttataacaGACCATCAATAATGTCTTGGCACGGCTTATTCTTATTTTGCTGAGCTGTCGATCTTTTTAGAGAcgatgttgttgtagcagttcgtTAAGCCCTGCCGATCGTCACCGtctaaaaaaggtaaaaaaaaaaaaaaacatgctgtttcgactgGTGAGTGGGCTTGAGGCGGCACGTGAATAGGTTGTTAGTGTCGAAGGGAGTACCACCACATGGTGGATATTGGTTGAGTAGGTGGGAGTCGATTCTGGagaggtaggagtttaacctactaTAATACCCTTAACGCAATTATGCCAAGATGACGCGGGTCTCACCAGGGAGCTGAAGATCTTCGCATAAACTGTTGGGTCCAGCAATTGTTATGTATAGTTCTAGACCTCATAAGTATAGTTAAATAGTTGCCCCTTAAAGTGCCTGGGAGGTGGTTCAGTCTCCAGAGAGAGCCCGTAGCTGTAGCAACCCAACAGGAATTGCTTATTGATCATTCTACTATGCTATTTAGTTGGGAGTTGTGAAGATGTTGTAAAGGAGATAGTCCGTGACTGTCCTAATGGCAGCATTTCcatgacagccggttctacgtatcGAAATGATTCGGATTATTCTCGACCAAGCGCTGCCACCCTACATTTTACTACAAGTTGAAGTTGACGATCAACAATCCGAGGTTGCATCACATTTCATACAGTCTAGCAGCTACTCTCAACTCAACTCTTTCACATTACATTGATTAACGAATCGTCATTCGTCAGAAAATCGCTTTTAAAAATCAAACGTGGAATATTATTAAACTGATATTAAAATGGAAAGATTCTGAGCTGTTTTGAGTGCGATTTAATGCAAGGCATGAACATTTATTGTGCATATTTAGTTGACTCGTGATTCGCTAACTACTTTGCATCTTTGCATTGAACTCAGTTCTTATTACCTATCGTGAGCCACTAGTGAGCGATAGCTTCAGCAAAAAAGACAGGAATAATACTATATTCTTTTCTGGGACAGTCATTATTTCACACCTGGTTGACTATTACTTGTGTGAGCTATGTAAAGTACATACAATTGTATGTACACTTGTCAACTTTTGACCTATGAGCTCAAgtatttttagtatttcatgTGGATTATGGAAAACGTAATCCAATCGGTATGTTAGTCACTTGTTGTCGCAAGCAAATTGTAAAAGCAGCAGTTCAATGCATTCTATAGGAGAATTTCCAATCTGCATTAACGAGAGTAAGCTTATtatgcaaaataatatattaacgaataataattaataacaaaaataataaagtaatatacgctatttttgaaatcaataataattttcactattttgctttatttatatatttcattcaaTACATTTAATTGCATTTGGCTAAGTTTTGCTAAGTTTTagtttactaaaaaatattgctCCATATATTGAAATCAGCATTCTGCATGattcaatttatataaaaatagtatATGTATTGAAGTAGTtggatatattattttatatttcacgccaataaataatatttaaatatttttctacgcTTCTTTACTCTCACTTTGCAAAATACACGCGCAAAGAATTAATCCTTTCACAGCTTATTTGTAATATTGctcgtaaatatatacatacagtcaTACAAATCCAATGCTTACCAACCAAACCAATGAAGTATGCCAAGGCAGGTATATTACGTACGCATTCGCTGTTTGGcgcaaaatatatattcatgttAAATAAGTAGTGATGCAAcatttatatacacacatatatacttatacatatcgcCAAGTGACAAATTTTGTGCTGCATACATAAAACTACACAATTctgaatacatataaaaattgcatgaatGTGTGTTTTACGTTTTAATTTCATAAGCCATTTCACTCCAATTGATTTAAGTACATTTGGtgcatataatatatgtacatacataaattcatagttatgtattaaaaaaaatattatttgcaactaaataaaaactatttatcttccatacataaatacatcgTACACATGTATGCACTTTTTATGATATCAGGTATGTAATTGTGTAAGTATTGCATTTGAGGTGGCAtggttatttcttttttcataacgaattattaatatatggtatataaaattatcaaaaaaattataataatttaatttgtaatacatttatgCTAAGCTAAGGTACTCGAAATtgctttaataattatttaattgcaTTAAGTATATAGTTAAGAATAATATGTATAACGATTCGTTGTGAATTTGAAagagaaaaaatcgaaaattagcTTGTATTGCAAAAATATAACTAATTAGAAAGCCTAAAATAATGAGAgttattgttttgaattttttatcattCGGTACTTTTTGTCTTAGCTTAATGCTTTTAAATTTCACTTTCGCTGgacgacttttttcaatttaaatcatGTGCGACAACAAGCAACGACTAACATCCCGATTGGCGCGATGCAAGTGCCCTTGATAATTATGTTGTTGCTGATATACAACTACTGGAGGTGCTTGTGAAGCATTTATtacttgctgttgctgttgtttttgttgtggttgCAGCTGCTGAGCGTGCTGTTTTGTTGTGATATAGTGTATATTACTTGTTGTATTGCCTGTTTGATTGCTGAGATTTGCGACGCCCATATTGACATCTACCTgtggttgctgttgctgttgttgttggttataTGGTGCGTCCTCAGTATCCATCAGACAAGATTGGGTGCCAATTTGTGTAGAGGGGAGTGAGAAGAAATCTGGAAGGACGCCAAGGATACAAGATACAAATATGAGACACCACAggcaaaatttatatacaaaaaataaataagaaatataaaaaaaatataaaagaaaatattacaataaaaaaattttaaatttaaataaataagtttttttttttaatttaaaatacaaaaaaaaaaataaaggaaacagtaataaacaataataataaaaaaaatcataaaaaaaaattaaaaataattaaaaaaaagatacaagATACAAATATTGGACACCacagacaaaatttatatacgataaataaaatacatatataaaaaagaaaatgtaaaaaaaaaattcaatttaaaatgtaaaaaaataaagaagaaaaaaaaacaaataatttaaaataataaaaaaatcattaaaaaatatttaagaaaataaaaaataataaaaaaaatagttataaaaaaaattgtattaaaaaaaaagaaaaacaaaacagtaaaaaaaactataatttaaaagaaaaagaaaaacaaaaaaattaaataaaaaaatcacaaaacaagaaaaccttaacattaaaaaatatgaaaaacgtgtaaaataaatagaaaaattatataatataaggaaAGTTAAGGGCTGCTGATGCAAATTCGGCGCCCATAAGTTTGtaatatgtttgaaaaacagGAAGTTGAAGTCGTATTGCGATATCGACTTAAGAAGCCGGAGTTCTAGTCAAatcatacattttattttcggTTTATAACTAATAGCAAGTGAGCTATAAAGAAATATGTACTCGAATTGTTTAACTTAgtaattttaattctaatttcgATGACTTTTGATATTCTACTGCgaataatttcacattttttcatcATAATCAGTTCAAATTAGGCTCATTTTACTAACAGATATGTACTTGAGGACTACCAttacattttcaaaatgaatAACCTAACGGATTATTGTGCATTCGACGGTTAATGCCAGGAGATTAATGGGCACTAATAccatttcaattaaataaatgttggaaagaaattgttttaatCCCTTTAGGTAAAAATTAAGTGTAAAAATGTTGCGCCGAGGAGAATTTTGACTCTCAGCTCGCTCTGCGCTGCGCTGCTGAAAGGTGACGTTGACTCACTGCTCTGCTCTGCTCTCATCGATATCACTGCCAACCGCATGACccaaatgtataaaaataaatgtggtGTAAAcgcaaaacacaaaacaaaaacaaacaaaaaaacgcaacgggttttttgcaaattaaaattaacagcgtttgtttactttaacGTCGCAGCGCACTTTTGCTCTTCAAATACCGGTCACATTAAGAATGTGCAGCACATACTTAATTAATGAGTGACCAACTGAGGTAAGCAAAAACATACATCCATCCATATGTAATGAAATGTGCAGTAAAAttacgaaaacaaaaatgcaaaacttatCAAACGTCAATCTTATAGGGGGAAATCTAAATTGCTTGTGCGATGTCAATTTACGATGTGACAATCAGTTAATACAGACAACAAAAGAGAGCCGATGCCGGGGGTGGTTTCAGTGGGAAGTTCTAATTATGACAATACGACAAATGCGGCTGAGTTCAAGGCTACCGTATATTTACTTTATAAGCAAAtatgcgttttttttatttttttcaaaaaagtaataatacatacacgaacgcatgcatatgtatgtatacatgttttTCAGCTCATTTTTTGTACTTATTAAGATCTTTGGTTAGTCAGCTtgtaaagcaataaataaaataaaaattaaaaacaaaaaaaaaaaacactaaatttatcAAATAATCTCAGCAAacaatttgttgattttataattttttaacttctccAGGCATATAACGAACATTTGTGTATACATATGATATGTATCTGTATGTAGACATTCCAAGATAAGCGCTAACAAGAGTTTCATactagaaataatttttttgtgaagtcGTTGAGACTAAATTAAGTCTTCTATACACATAGTgtatagaaaaaacattttctgatGCTATAAGATACCAATATACTACGAATCGATAATACATCAAAGAACTCAAGTACCAcagataaaatttttaatataaaaaaacaactacCAATTTAATAAGGCAtcaatacactattttaaatactGCATTAACGTGATGTGCCATGCCATTTCAGTCGAAACATTGTTATTGCAATGACAACCATGTGctcggaaaaaacaaaaaacaaaaaaaaccaaacgggATATGCTTTTAAATGCGTGGGATCCAGCAAAAATACTAATATCGAGAATTgtatgtttatgtgtatgtatgttcagtCGTCTATTACAAATTTGGAGACAGTCAAcaagaaaacattttctaataatctgtaatatatattattaaaaacggctatttttaagttttattgcggCATTTTATGATGGTTATAAATATTGAAAGAGCAACGCTATAAACTGAAACAACTTCGGTTCCTTCAAAGTCAATacataattacaattacaatacaATCAATTCATAATAATCCCAATAGAGGGAACGATCAGGATTACGAACCACTGACTGCGTACCAAGCAGTCTCTTTGATTTCTTGCTTTTATGGTGTGCTGGGTGAtattttattgtctttgaattgTAACAGTACTGAATTTCGAAACACTATTCGTGTTTTCATTTTCTGCGAGTGGCTAGGAAAGCATTATATTGTTGTAACACAGACACTCACTCACAATAGTGTAATGCTAGTAATTTTCCTCTATAAAAGCATACGCGAAGTGAAGAGATAAGCCAAGGTAAGTAGGCGAAGAAAATCGGTTGggcaaataatttcattaaaatgttttatacatGTCTGTAAGTTGTGGCAGCATAAAAAAGTCTACAAAATTTATAGGGGTCTGGAGTTTTTATCGTTGTTTGATTTCTATTGTATTTTCTATTATACACATTTTGTTATCAAGTATATCCGTAAAATACTGAACTCCAGTCCATAAGATTGCAATATCTTAGACTCAAGACACATTAAGCAAATAATAGCAGCACGGttgcaattttgatttttccCCCCTATTTATTTGGATCCTGAATtgtccaatttttgtttaaagggTCAAACtttatttatagattttggcattctaaggaaaaaaaaacattgctcTTGTTGTGTTTAGTTCTACTGCTACTACCTTTGCAATGTGCCTTGAATAGACTGATAGAATAGAATATATAGTATTCTGTACATCGtggaaggaaaaaaattatgatgtaATATTACAAAGAGTATCAGACAATTTGATTTACGCAAATATggcatttctttatttttatttttggaaaaaaaaatcttgaaaaatgagtcagaataaaaaaaaatcctgttgATCCTTacattataaattaattaaattagatTTAATCGAACTTCAAAGTCtccaacattttaaaataaccTTTCAccgtttcaaaaaaaaaaaataataataacttactTATGTTCGGAGTCATATTATTAAGCACATCACTACACTTAATTAGCGacaaacataaatatgtgcatatgtatataagtgtcTACACACTTGACCTCCAAATTTATTACCAAAATACACTTTCCTTCCAAACCCCCACAAGATCCGCCACTAGAATATAGaataaatatacactcacacactTGGAAAGCTAATATAAACACACCCCGAGGCAATCAaatgaaaatgcaataaaaataacaacatgcACGAATacagagaacaaaacaaaataaaaaatttaaattaaaaataaggagAATGAAATTACCATTACAATACTGCGCGGCATCATAGTCATCGTCAAAGCGGCAGCGCTTGGCAGCGCACACATCACCACCGGCTACAGCGACGCCGGCTGCGATGCCCTTGTCGCAGTTGTTAAGTAGCTCGCAGTTGGCGTAGTCATCATCGCTTACAAAGTAGCGCTTCTTGCAGCGTTGTGTGGCACCTAAACGATTACCAAatgcggcagcagcagcagcagcgccatCACCAAAGTCCATGCCATTGACATCATTTGCATTTGGCACACATCTGTCGGTATTAATATTCGTATTGTTAATGTTTTGTCTTGCGTGTGCTGCAGTTACATCGCTGTTGTTGTCAGTAGGCTCATGGGCCGCATTCACATAGGAAAATCCGTAATAGCCATTAGACGAGATGTGCGACACGGCCGATGCTCCCGTAGCGGTGTCCAATCTGTGCTGTACCATAAGTGGATTGAACATATCCACGTGACGTGAATTTACTGGCAATCCATTGTTGCCAACAACTGAGCCACCATGTGCCCAACACTCAAAGTTCGTCAACACCATTTTCGATTTTCCCACGACGCGTAAATGTATGTACGCGCACGCAAGTATGATAGTATATAAAGTGAAATCAGCTAAATATTATGTATTACGAATCGAAGCAGCTGCAGCACGACAAAGCGCTTGCCCGCGACCAACAATATGCTAGCGAATTGGtggaaaatttccaaaaatttatgaatttcctCTTCCCTCCAAATCCGCTTTGCTGAGTGTATTGTTACTGTACACCTCGATATCTTGGCTTCCAACGTGTGCTAGACTAAGTTAACGGCTCGCCTCGTCGAAtgctatattaaaagaaataagatCATTAAAAAACACCGTATACTAGGTACTCGGAACAATAAAAAGAATGCAATCAGAAAACACCAACAAATTAATTCACTTATTTTTGGATgttgtctttgtttttttttatttctcttacaattttgttgttattcctattcggctactttttcaattaattaatgTCAACGCTATCTGAAGTTAGCGGCGGCAGCGAAAATCCCACCAGAACACGGTAAATTGCCACCAACGCAGTCACAGATATTACAGTAACACAtgcatacctatacatacaaatatatattcgtCCAGCTGACTATTCTGCCAATTCCTAATTACATTATTAAAACATTTCACAAGTAAAACACGTTTATACTGACGGCAaccgttaaaaataaatatcaatacaAAATAACCCGAATAGCGTTCAATCAAAGTTGGAAGCaaaaaaaatcctttatttatttttttgctgttttctttGTAAGCGTCTTCTTTATACACGTTGCGCCGTTGCGCGCGCTGACATACAAGCACACGAACAAAGCACAAATACGGTTGCGGGAAGCGGCCGGCAAAGTGACGCGCTAGTTGGTGTTGTCATGCTCCccgcaattttttttacacgttTCTCTTACCTTTCCCACGTTTTTTCTCaaccgaaaaaatattttcaaaacacaCAATTATTTACTAAGGAAAATAACCAAACAACCACTCGCGacgacttttcaaattttactgATTTGCTTTTTGGTCTCAATCCAAGGCGAATTGTGAATGCAAAAGGGTGTCTAGTACAGAGTTGCatgatgaaaaattaaaaaaatttccggCGGACATtgacatattttatatttatttttttcacacttttattattaaactaaaacgatatttaatattttgtaaaattttcaaaagaacaATAGATAGTAAGTAAGCGCACTTAGACAGGCGACATATTGTTTGAATATAGTAGAAGTATTGAAGtagaattataattataagAACGGAGAATATTCCattaagtcaattaatttttcgtcgttaatttctaatattcaaatttgtatCTTAAATATCAAACCAAATGTAAAGTTTTGCACGGCTGCTTACTGTTGCGGggtaaaaccaaaataaataaatacatacggcTACGATTTGGGCTACGGCGTTTAGGCTCTGGCACCTATAATTGTTTATAGTGATCACCATACGTTTGATTAGAAATCCGCTGTGATTATTACGGCTATGGCTAAGGTACGACACCACTATGCGCAGCATTAAACAGAAAACATaaggaataaaaattaataattttatacacTCCGAGTCGTTTATCTATTTTACAGTAAgaattattaagtaaaaaacaacttataaaattttatttatgtttagttagtaattttgaattaataattgtgtaaattttgtgactaatttcttttattgtaatatttccagtacaaaaatttcatatagAGTTTGAATGCCATTATATAGAAAAtggaaattatatttatttgtacttaactaataatttaaaatagtttttgttcaaCAATGAGCTATGAttctataaaaaacaaacaatgaaaaattaaaacgtaaaaaaaggTCAAAATATTGATGTGGCCTATTTTTGTCGCGGtgttatctaatttttttctttaataactcttttactaaaaaaacaaaataattttgagtgatggaagtttttattttccatacctacatttttatttttattagtgactttttttgtgtttctttataattaaatttattttgcggcTTCCTGACAAAAATAATTTCGCCATAAGCGAAGTTCTTTTTCTGCCGGAGGCGCTACCTATCggtataaaatgtaaaatgtgcAATGCTCAGAAAACACACCGTTAGGTTTCGCGCTATGCTGAAAAGTGTAGAAGGAAGTGATTTACCTGTAGCAAAAGTAGAAAAATGTAGCATGCATTTAGGCTATAAACTATTCACATTGTGCAGAGCATTTTCCACtcattaatatataaaatatgtatgtgtattgcaTAGATTTAAGCGTACTTTGCAAAATTAGATGTGATCAATAATTCTGATTTGTTGCTTTATGGGTAAGGTTTAAAAGGCTACGCTTCATCATGTATGCATAAACTACACGGATATGTGTATAAAATCAATAACAGCAATCAAGGAATACAATTAAAGTAGAtaataactttttgtttatGTACATCTGCATGCACTATATTTCCCATCAACCCCAACCACAACCACACCAACAGCGCGCACACCTACTGCGCCAACACAGCCAGTATATTTCCGGtatcatttattatttgtttatatttttttcgggCATGACATTACAGTGGCCGGGGCAGCACTACCAACACTCAACAATTTTTGCTTGTGTTATCTTTCAATGTCAATTGCTCTTTATCGCTCGGCTTAGTATATGTAATGGTTATGCCCCTTGTAAATTGCTTTACAACCTTAGCGACAAACAATGCGGCGGCAGACCAATTACTTAGATATACGAAATCAATGCTGCATTTATGCAGTGGACACAAAATGTTTTGTTCTCATAAGGAAATTTCAAACATTGCAATATTTGTCTGCTCTACTTAGAAACAACTTGGAATTCCTTTCGTATGATTCAACTGTTCGCATGGGAAGCGCAAAGCGGGATGCCCTGCCACGATAAGGAATGAGCATTGAGTAATTTCCACAAGTGCGAATTTGATTGGTAACAAATGACATGGAACTCTGTGGGGTGCTGGTGAAATATGTGATTGATTTTCGTTAATAAACCTttgcaatgttcaaaaattagcTTATCGTAACGTGTGGGAAGCTATTTCGTCCAAGTAATATCTGAATTTCAATGCGAATAGAATTGAAaactgttcatttttttcataaccGACTTCATTCAACTTCTTTTAAAATGACACCGTAACCAACTAAAGTGCGGAAACCAATAGATGGTGGCCTCTGACGGCTAACTGCAGGGTCTCTGGTCAGAACTgtatcttaaaaggacaaaatgtctgcttggattcaacagatcaacaaCCTCCGTCCTCACAGGTGTTTTAACGGGACACTGGTAatctagccagtagaatggctatgacttctgcaggagctgtggagatgaggaaaaaattgagtcggtacaataACTCCTCTGTGGAGGGCCtgtacttcaaagaagccgtgccaaatatcttggcgattgaagacctgggaaatttgcaaaatgtctcactggaggtaCAAGTTACTTTCTTAAAAAGATcaaagtggtttaagcaacttagtaagGGGATAGAGATCAAATgcaggcatcacaatgggcctcaGGGCCACCTAATGTCTTggcttagacaagcaacctggctaacctaactaAAGAATTCCGATCGACAAACTAAATGGCACTAAATGGAAACACCAAGGGTGGTCAATGGGGTGGTTGAGTCTAACAAATTCTTTAACAGTTTAGTGGGGCCTGTTGACTCCTGAGCCTGGTAGTCGAGATCCAAAATGATGATAAAAAATGGACCTTTCGACACACTTTTCAGTATCATCACGGCCAAGGCGAAACATCGGATAAGGcgtggaaaaaatgtgttttgtttattaacccAATACGAAAAGTAGGTACAAAGCAGATCGCCTCTGTGTGGTGCACACTCCCTCTTAATTCCTGTCCTTCCTGATGGGGCGTACGGTCTCTACAAAATGCTTCCAACGGTCACGGTCCTTTGCGATGACTTTGACTTCTTTGAATGCCTTCCCTGCAGCCTCAAGTTCTTTTTCGAGAGTT is from Anastrepha ludens isolate Willacy chromosome 4, idAnaLude1.1, whole genome shotgun sequence and encodes:
- the LOC128860623 gene encoding uncharacterized protein LOC128860623; the encoded protein is MVLTNFECWAHGGSVVGNNGLPVNSRHVDMFNPLMVQHRLDTATGASAVSHISSNGYYGFSYVNAAHEPTDNNSDVTAAHARQNINNTNINTDRCVPNANDVNGMDFGDGAAAAAAAFGNRLGATQRCKKRYFVSDDDYANCELLNNCDKGIAAGVAVAGGDVCAAKRCRFDDDYDAAQYCNDFFSLPSTQIGTQSCLMDTEDAPYNQQQQQQQPQVDVNMGVANLSNQTGNTTTKRCRQAINYDAKRSNSFVNVYHDNINTANQNNNNKALFYNNHEIKCLSSSAAAYIPPDGAKKKRNGGDDNKCEIAEGDQSVRADIGNTYLMKQSKFPAFGAIAKISQPADIATSNEDTTGVAALYAKTHGGAFYQFTAANGGNQPYIEDI